The Cellulophaga sp. L1A9 genome window below encodes:
- a CDS encoding TetR/AcrR family transcriptional regulator: MKEKVLEKATEMFLTLGFKSVTMDDLAQEMGISKKTIYANYENKTKLVEECMLQLFCSISTGIDSICALQKNPIEELLEIKKFVMLHLKDEKSSPQYQLQKYYPKIYSSLRSKQYDAMRLCVINNIKKGIDMGIYRPNLNIEFVSRIYFTGVTSIKDFSLFPPDLFPVNKLQDEYLEYHLRGIITPDGRKILNQLINSNHE, translated from the coding sequence ATGAAAGAAAAAGTTTTAGAAAAAGCAACTGAAATGTTTTTAACTTTAGGGTTTAAAAGTGTTACTATGGATGATTTAGCCCAGGAAATGGGTATTTCTAAAAAAACCATTTATGCTAATTATGAAAATAAGACAAAATTAGTAGAAGAATGTATGCTTCAACTTTTTTGCTCTATTTCTACCGGTATTGATTCTATTTGTGCTTTACAAAAAAATCCTATTGAGGAACTTTTAGAAATCAAGAAATTTGTAATGCTACACTTAAAAGATGAAAAATCGTCTCCTCAATACCAATTGCAAAAATATTACCCAAAAATATATTCCTCATTAAGATCCAAACAATATGATGCGATGCGTCTATGCGTCATTAACAATATAAAAAAGGGTATTGATATGGGGATTTATAGACCAAATTTAAATATTGAATTTGTTTCTAGAATCTATTTTACCGGAGTGACTAGTATAAAAGATTTTAGTTTATTTCCACCAGATTTATTCCCTGTTAACAAATTACAAGATGAGTATTTAGAATATCACCTTAGAGGAATTATCACACCAGATGGAAGAAAAATTTTGAATCAGCTTATAAATTCAAATCACGAGTAA
- a CDS encoding TolC family protein translates to MKNYFLTFLALLCVSIGIAQETQNSYTLEEAINYALEHNYSAINAGRDIDDAKKQKWETIADGLPQISGAVGYQNQLKQPVSLIPAEFFGGEEGTFAPVIFSEPQSLTATATLSQQIFDGSYIVGVQATKTFIAYSKNNQEKTKLEVKKAVVQAYGNVLLADESVKILENNIATLEKNLYETQKIFENGLGEEESVEQLQITLSTVENQLKNATRLKVITLQMLNLTMGITTDNPTLLSDNLDDLAKQETDLAFADTSFNLNNNVDYKIALNLNEQRALELKLQRSKALPTLNAYINYGSSAYSDKFNFLGNESDWYDFSIIGVDLSIPIFSSLKRSASTQRAKIALEKAKTQLTEAEQQIKLQLKKAQSDYILAVEQYATYKENLALAERIENKNQIKYSEGIASSFELRQAQLQLYDAQNTYLQSMVDVINTKTELEVVLNN, encoded by the coding sequence ATGAAAAATTATTTTTTAACCTTCCTTGCCCTACTATGTGTTTCTATAGGTATAGCTCAGGAGACCCAAAATAGCTATACCCTAGAGGAAGCTATTAATTATGCGCTAGAGCATAATTATAGTGCCATAAATGCTGGCCGAGATATAGATGATGCTAAAAAACAAAAATGGGAAACAATAGCAGATGGTTTGCCACAAATAAGTGGAGCAGTTGGCTATCAAAACCAGTTAAAACAACCAGTGTCTCTAATCCCTGCTGAATTTTTTGGAGGAGAAGAAGGTACTTTTGCTCCCGTAATTTTTAGCGAACCTCAAAGTTTAACTGCAACGGCTACGCTTAGTCAACAAATTTTTGATGGCTCTTACATTGTGGGTGTTCAAGCCACAAAAACTTTTATTGCCTACAGTAAAAACAATCAAGAGAAAACCAAATTAGAAGTCAAAAAAGCAGTAGTACAAGCCTATGGCAATGTTCTTTTAGCAGATGAGAGTGTAAAAATCTTAGAAAACAATATTGCAACATTGGAGAAGAACCTTTATGAAACTCAAAAAATTTTTGAAAATGGTTTGGGTGAAGAAGAAAGTGTTGAGCAATTGCAAATAACATTATCTACTGTTGAAAATCAGCTTAAAAATGCAACTCGTTTAAAAGTGATAACACTTCAAATGTTGAATTTAACCATGGGTATTACCACTGATAACCCAACCTTATTATCTGATAATCTTGATGATTTAGCAAAACAAGAAACAGATTTAGCTTTTGCAGACACCTCATTTAATCTCAATAACAATGTAGATTATAAAATAGCATTGAACTTAAACGAGCAACGTGCTTTAGAGTTAAAGTTACAGCGCAGTAAAGCTTTACCAACATTAAATGCATACATCAACTACGGTAGCTCTGCATATAGTGACAAGTTCAATTTTTTGGGTAATGAGTCAGATTGGTATGATTTTTCAATTATTGGAGTAGATCTTAGCATTCCTATTTTTAGCTCACTAAAAAGAAGTGCCAGTACGCAACGTGCAAAAATTGCATTAGAGAAAGCAAAAACGCAATTAACAGAGGCCGAACAACAAATAAAACTTCAGCTTAAAAAAGCACAAAGTGATTACATTTTAGCTGTAGAACAATATGCTACATATAAAGAGAACTTAGCGCTAGCGGAACGTATCGAAAACAAAAATCAGATTAAATATTCTGAAGGAATAGCCAGTAGTTTTGAACTAAGACAAGCACAGCTACAATTATACGACGCGCAGAATACCTACTTACAATCTATGGTAGATGTTATCAACACCAAAACAGAATTAGAGGTAGTTCTTAATAACTAA
- a CDS encoding efflux RND transporter permease subunit, with protein MTDKKNKKQVDKEFAWSSWAITNKTTMYVLIAVIFYLGIAAFFSMPRENFPEVNETKIYVSTVFPGNTAEDIEKLIIDPLEDQLKTVSNVVEITSTSQEDYGMLVVEFDENITVDQAKQKVKDEIDTETAGEDWPSFNGAKVKPDVFELSLSEEMPILNINISGDYPIDKLKEYGEYLQDKIENLLEIKKVDIRGAQEKEVEVAVDIYKMMAAQITFSDIIGAINNGNVTMSAGNLIASGQRRTIRIIGEIDKPSELENFVVKSENGEAIYLKDVAAVKFKEEDKTTFAREYGEPVVMLDVKKRAGKNMVIAVEQIRVIVDDAIENEFPKDLKISIANDQSSVTIGQVDDLVNNIIFGVILVVTVLMFFLGFKNAIFVGFAIPMSMFMSLMILELLGQSLNTMVLFGLIMGLGMLVDNGIVVVENVYRLMDEEGMSRLEAAKKGIGEIAFPIIISTATTVAAFIPLGLWPGIMGEFMVILPITLSVVLGSSLFVAIFFNSVLVSQFMSIDDKDMPIKQIIKTTAIMAGIGVLILVFGGTYRGLGTLMIFTAIMLWVYRMFLRKWANSFQTKALVKLENWYEGRLRNALSGKKPILLTIGTFALLILSFIAFGASLSTQRTKVEFFPDNKPNQIIVYIEYPQGTDIKKTNTITKEIEQRVYDVVNAKDYRDGDYNFLVESAVSQVGEGAGNPNTDGGSSAEMPHKAKITASMREYKFRRGEDSELLRQKVQKALVGIYPGVLISVEKDVAGPPAGSPINIEIQGDDYLELITTAEKMREFINTKNIAGIDELKIDVNKDKPTMRVVIDREKAGELGISAAQVGTQLRNSIFGSKAGIYKEDGEDYDIYVRFNKEDRYNTSALFNQNITFRNTKGQLISVPLSAVAKKSNNSGYSAIKHKDTKRVVTVYSAMSPGHTDAGAIVSKIQNEMKSFEDTPKGVEIDYTGQIEEQNKQMAFLVGAFFTGLGLIFFILIFQFNSISKPAIIMIAIFLSFIGVFGGIVISGSAFVIMMTMVGIISLAGIVVNNGVVLLDYAQLLIDRKKNDLDLEESDYLSEDDLFESIVKAGKARLRPVLLTAITTILGLIPLAIGLNINFFTLFADFDPNIYMGGDNVIFWGPLAWTVIYGLLIATFLTLILVPVLFFLIMKFKMWLRVKFASNSDRTVAESNS; from the coding sequence ATGACTGATAAAAAAAATAAAAAGCAAGTCGATAAGGAGTTTGCTTGGTCCTCTTGGGCCATAACCAATAAGACGACCATGTATGTGCTTATTGCTGTAATTTTCTACTTAGGTATTGCTGCATTCTTTAGTATGCCCCGAGAAAATTTTCCTGAGGTAAATGAAACTAAAATATATGTAAGCACGGTGTTTCCTGGGAATACCGCTGAAGATATAGAAAAACTGATAATTGATCCCCTAGAAGATCAACTTAAAACGGTTAGTAACGTCGTAGAAATAACGTCAACCTCGCAAGAAGATTACGGAATGCTCGTTGTGGAGTTTGATGAAAATATCACGGTAGATCAAGCGAAGCAAAAAGTTAAGGATGAAATTGACACAGAAACAGCTGGAGAAGACTGGCCTAGTTTTAATGGTGCTAAAGTAAAACCTGATGTTTTTGAACTCAGTCTGTCTGAAGAAATGCCTATTTTAAATATTAATATTTCTGGAGATTATCCAATTGATAAATTAAAAGAATATGGCGAATACCTTCAGGATAAAATAGAGAATTTACTTGAAATTAAGAAAGTAGATATTCGAGGAGCCCAAGAAAAAGAAGTTGAGGTTGCCGTAGATATTTACAAAATGATGGCCGCTCAAATCACTTTTAGTGATATCATTGGTGCTATAAATAATGGTAACGTTACGATGTCTGCCGGTAACTTAATTGCAAGCGGTCAAAGACGTACAATTCGTATTATTGGTGAAATTGACAAACCATCTGAACTAGAAAATTTTGTAGTAAAATCTGAAAATGGTGAAGCTATATATTTAAAAGATGTCGCTGCCGTAAAATTTAAAGAAGAAGATAAAACAACCTTTGCTCGTGAATATGGCGAACCTGTTGTAATGCTAGACGTTAAAAAAAGAGCTGGTAAAAACATGGTTATTGCTGTTGAACAAATTAGAGTAATTGTTGATGATGCTATTGAAAACGAATTTCCTAAAGATTTAAAAATAAGTATTGCTAATGATCAATCATCTGTAACTATTGGTCAAGTAGATGACTTAGTAAACAACATCATTTTTGGAGTTATTTTAGTGGTAACCGTATTAATGTTCTTCTTAGGATTTAAGAATGCCATCTTTGTTGGGTTTGCTATTCCAATGTCTATGTTTATGTCTCTAATGATCCTGGAACTTTTGGGGCAGAGTTTAAATACCATGGTATTATTTGGACTTATTATGGGGCTAGGTATGTTAGTAGATAACGGTATTGTCGTTGTAGAAAACGTATACAGGCTTATGGATGAAGAAGGTATGAGTAGGCTCGAAGCTGCTAAAAAAGGAATTGGAGAAATTGCTTTCCCTATTATCATATCTACAGCTACAACAGTTGCTGCCTTTATACCTTTAGGATTATGGCCTGGTATTATGGGAGAATTCATGGTAATACTACCCATAACGCTCTCCGTTGTATTAGGGTCTTCTTTATTTGTTGCTATTTTCTTTAACTCAGTATTGGTATCTCAATTTATGAGTATTGATGATAAAGACATGCCTATAAAACAAATTATAAAAACAACAGCTATTATGGCTGGTATTGGTGTTCTTATTTTAGTATTTGGTGGTACTTATAGAGGTTTAGGTACCCTAATGATATTTACAGCTATTATGCTTTGGGTATACCGTATGTTTTTACGTAAGTGGGCTAATAGCTTCCAAACTAAAGCATTAGTAAAGTTAGAAAATTGGTATGAAGGTCGATTGAGAAATGCACTTTCTGGAAAAAAACCAATTTTATTAACCATTGGAACTTTTGCTTTATTGATACTTTCTTTTATTGCCTTTGGAGCATCATTAAGTACGCAACGTACTAAGGTTGAATTTTTCCCAGACAATAAACCGAATCAGATTATTGTATATATAGAATACCCACAAGGTACAGATATAAAGAAAACAAATACAATTACCAAAGAAATTGAACAACGTGTTTATGATGTTGTAAATGCTAAGGATTATAGAGATGGAGATTACAACTTTTTAGTTGAAAGCGCCGTATCACAAGTAGGTGAAGGGGCTGGAAACCCTAATACAGATGGTGGCTCTTCTGCTGAAATGCCACATAAAGCAAAAATTACAGCTTCAATGCGCGAGTATAAATTCCGTCGTGGAGAAGACAGTGAGTTACTGCGTCAAAAAGTGCAAAAGGCTTTAGTGGGTATCTATCCCGGAGTATTAATCTCTGTTGAGAAAGATGTTGCTGGTCCACCTGCAGGTTCCCCGATTAACATTGAAATTCAGGGAGATGATTATCTTGAATTGATTACCACTGCTGAAAAAATGCGGGAGTTTATCAACACCAAAAATATTGCGGGCATTGATGAACTAAAAATCGATGTAAATAAAGATAAGCCTACCATGCGTGTGGTTATTGATCGAGAAAAAGCTGGAGAATTAGGGATTAGTGCCGCTCAAGTTGGTACACAATTGCGGAACTCTATTTTTGGTTCTAAAGCAGGCATCTATAAAGAAGATGGAGAGGATTATGACATTTATGTGCGCTTTAATAAAGAAGACCGCTACAACACTAGTGCATTATTCAATCAAAACATTACGTTTAGAAATACAAAAGGACAACTAATAAGTGTTCCTTTATCTGCTGTAGCAAAGAAAAGCAACAACTCTGGTTACAGTGCTATTAAGCACAAAGACACCAAGCGTGTTGTAACAGTATATTCTGCTATGTCTCCTGGACATACCGATGCTGGAGCAATTGTTTCTAAGATTCAAAATGAAATGAAAAGTTTTGAAGACACCCCAAAGGGCGTTGAGATTGATTATACGGGTCAAATCGAAGAACAAAATAAGCAAATGGCCTTTTTAGTGGGGGCATTTTTTACGGGTCTTGGATTAATATTCTTTATTCTAATTTTTCAGTTTAACTCTATTTCTAAACCAGCAATAATCATGATTGCTATATTTTTAAGCTTCATCGGAGTATTTGGTGGTATTGTTATTTCTGGTAGTGCCTTTGTTATTATGATGACCATGGTAGGTATTATATCACTTGCCGGAATTGTAGTAAATAATGGAGTCGTATTACTTGATTATGCACAATTGCTTATCGATAGAAAGAAAAATGATCTTGATTTAGAAGAAAGTGATTATTTATCTGAAGATGACTTATTTGAAAGTATTGTAAAAGCTGGTAAAGCACGTTTACGCCCTGTATTATTAACTGCAATCACTACAATTTTAGGACTTATACCTTTAGCCATTGGTCTAAATATTAATTTCTTTACGCTTTTTGCAGATTTTGATCCTAATATTTATATGGGTGGAGATAATGTAATTTTCTGGGGACCTTTAGCTTGGACTGTAATATACGGACTGTTAATAGCCACCTTCTTAACTTTAATCCTTGTCCCTGTTTTATTTTTCTTAATCATGAAGTTTAAAATGTGGTTACGAGTTAAGTTCGCAAGCAATTCAGATCGTACTGTAGCAGAAAGTAATAGCTAA
- a CDS encoding polyprenyl synthetase family protein, giving the protein MQRIEDYRKEFIAYLELNLALKEPINLYEPITYILSLGGKRLRPILTLMTADIFGSDYKKALDAALAVEVFHNFSLVHDDIMDDAPLRRGKATVHEKWDINTGILSGDAMLINAYQLFENYEGEVFRNLAKLFSKTAIEVCEGQQYDVDFETRDDVTIPEYLKMIEYKTAVLVGAAMKMGAIIANASMEGQENIYEFGRNLGIAFQLQDDYLDAFGDPKTFGKQVGGDIIENKKTFLYLKALEQSAPEQVSELEHLFSIQPADATGKIETVKSIFLESGAAERTQQEIAIYTEKAFVVLTKLEISEEKKLLLKKFGESLMQRKV; this is encoded by the coding sequence ATGCAACGCATTGAAGATTACCGTAAAGAATTTATAGCTTATTTAGAACTAAATTTAGCGCTCAAAGAGCCTATTAATTTATACGAGCCTATTACTTATATTTTATCATTAGGAGGTAAGCGTTTGCGCCCTATTTTAACCTTAATGACAGCAGATATCTTTGGATCTGACTATAAGAAAGCTTTAGACGCTGCATTGGCGGTTGAGGTTTTTCATAACTTTTCATTAGTTCATGATGATATTATGGATGATGCTCCACTACGCAGAGGGAAAGCAACGGTTCATGAAAAATGGGATATTAATACAGGGATTCTTTCAGGAGATGCTATGTTGATTAATGCCTATCAGCTTTTTGAAAATTATGAAGGAGAGGTCTTTAGAAACTTAGCAAAGTTATTTAGTAAAACTGCTATTGAAGTTTGTGAGGGGCAACAGTATGATGTAGATTTTGAAACTAGAGATGATGTAACTATCCCTGAGTATTTAAAAATGATTGAATACAAAACAGCAGTCTTGGTAGGAGCGGCTATGAAAATGGGTGCAATTATTGCAAATGCTTCTATGGAAGGGCAAGAAAATATCTATGAATTTGGTAGAAATTTAGGAATTGCTTTTCAATTACAAGATGATTATTTAGATGCTTTTGGAGATCCTAAAACTTTTGGGAAACAAGTAGGCGGAGACATCATCGAGAATAAAAAAACGTTCTTATATTTAAAAGCTTTAGAACAATCTGCTCCTGAGCAGGTTAGTGAGTTAGAGCATTTGTTTTCTATTCAACCGGCAGATGCTACAGGTAAAATTGAAACTGTAAAAAGTATATTTTTGGAAAGTGGAGCTGCAGAACGCACTCAACAAGAAATAGCAATTTATACCGAAAAGGCTTTTGTGGTATTAACGAAATTAGAAATCTCTGAAGAGAAAAAATTACTTCTTAAGAAATTTGGAGAAAGTTTAATGCAACGAAAAGTATAA
- a CDS encoding toxin-antitoxin system YwqK family antitoxin, with product MKTITLFLALFLTIAIAAQETTPTFTKEGNKVIATYFHDNGAVAQTGEFLKGKLHGEWTMFDQAGEKVASGEYLNGRKTGSWFFWKGEELQQVDFEDSRIVGVTTLDAKGAVVSNK from the coding sequence ATGAAAACTATCACATTATTTTTAGCACTTTTTTTAACTATTGCAATAGCTGCCCAAGAAACGACCCCAACATTTACTAAAGAGGGTAATAAAGTTATCGCGACGTATTTCCATGATAATGGAGCAGTTGCCCAAACTGGAGAATTCTTAAAAGGTAAATTACATGGGGAATGGACTATGTTTGATCAAGCTGGTGAAAAAGTAGCTAGTGGAGAATATTTAAATGGAAGAAAAACTGGATCTTGGTTTTTCTGGAAAGGTGAAGAATTACAGCAAGTAGATTTTGAAGATAGTAGAATTGTAGGTGTTACAACTCTAGATGCTAAAGGAGCTGTGGTTAGTAATAAATAA
- a CDS encoding lycopene cyclase family protein, producing the protein MKSFDYIIIGAGAAGLLLADAMGKDSFFSKKSILLLDKNAKQNNDRTWCFWEKGQGAFDDILHKKWNTIRFAGKEINEKYAIAPYQYKMIKGIDFYASILKKLEGYSNITFITEEVISVSNSPEENLVKTTNKTFIGKTIFNSIFDPQYPLQQKKYPVLQQHFIGWFIKTKQPLFDAKTATFMDFSIPQKGNTRFMYVLPTTENEALIEYTLFSEHLLKEQEYEEAIQAYITQKLGIDNYEIIEKERGSIPMTCYSFTQKNTANLLYIGTAGGWTKASTGYTFKSTQKKVVQLIQHLKDQKPLQNFGKRDKFWFYDLLLLDILYRRNDLGQSIFEALFKNRNPQLIFKFLDEDTTLFEDIKFISALSPMPFIKALFRRLF; encoded by the coding sequence ATGAAGTCCTTTGACTATATAATTATTGGCGCTGGTGCTGCCGGTTTATTATTAGCCGATGCCATGGGTAAAGATTCTTTTTTTTCTAAAAAATCTATCTTACTTCTCGATAAAAATGCGAAGCAAAATAACGATAGAACCTGGTGTTTTTGGGAAAAAGGGCAAGGTGCTTTTGATGACATACTCCACAAAAAATGGAATACCATACGTTTTGCAGGCAAAGAGATCAATGAAAAATATGCCATAGCTCCTTATCAGTATAAAATGATCAAAGGAATAGATTTTTATGCTTCTATTTTAAAAAAACTAGAAGGATATTCCAACATTACTTTTATAACCGAGGAAGTTATTTCTGTTAGCAATTCTCCAGAAGAAAACTTGGTAAAAACAACCAATAAAACCTTTATAGGAAAGACCATTTTTAATAGTATTTTTGATCCTCAATATCCCTTACAACAAAAGAAATACCCTGTTTTACAACAGCATTTTATAGGTTGGTTTATCAAGACAAAACAACCTCTTTTTGATGCTAAAACAGCCACATTCATGGATTTTTCTATTCCTCAAAAAGGGAATACACGATTTATGTATGTATTGCCTACTACAGAGAATGAAGCTTTGATAGAATATACCTTGTTTTCAGAACATCTTCTTAAAGAACAAGAATATGAAGAAGCTATTCAAGCGTATATCACCCAAAAGCTAGGTATTGACAATTATGAAATTATAGAAAAAGAAAGAGGTAGCATCCCTATGACATGCTATAGTTTTACGCAAAAAAACACAGCTAATTTACTTTATATAGGTACTGCAGGAGGCTGGACAAAAGCAAGTACAGGCTACACCTTCAAAAGCACACAGAAAAAAGTGGTACAATTAATCCAACATCTAAAAGATCAAAAGCCACTTCAAAATTTTGGAAAAAGAGATAAATTTTGGTTTTATGACCTTTTGCTTCTAGATATTCTATACCGCAGAAATGATCTAGGCCAATCTATATTTGAAGCCCTTTTTAAAAATAGAAATCCGCAACTAATCTTCAAGTTTCTAGATGAGGACACAACCCTCTTCGAAGATATAAAATTTATCAGTGCATTGTCGCCTATGCCATTTATTAAGGCCCTCTTTAGGCGTTTATTTTAA
- a CDS encoding efflux RND transporter periplasmic adaptor subunit, translated as MKKLLIASAAAIILVACGGDKKKSVEDVIATTNPEDIRSKRAELVGEQQTIHDKIKQLDEALAQYDTVKKVPLITTITAKNEVFNHYLELQGNVTTKDLLVITPEYNGILTNIYVKEGQNVRKGQILGKIDDGGLSQQVAQLEIQTELAKTTFERQKRLWDQQIGSEIQFLQAKSTYEAQSRAVAQLQQQIAKTVIRAPFSGTIDDVITEQGSVVAAGQSQIMRIVNLDNMYIETDVPENYITNVSKGKSVEVEFPILGKTISTKIRQAGDFINPSNRTFKVEVGIPSKESGVKPNLTARLKINDYTNENAVLIPQSIISENADGEQYVYLVSDKNTNEEGVAKKVIIKTGKTQDDVIEVLEGLENGAEIISEGARTVEDGQTVKVINL; from the coding sequence ATGAAAAAATTATTAATAGCAAGCGCAGCCGCCATCATACTTGTAGCATGTGGTGGAGATAAAAAGAAGTCAGTAGAAGACGTTATAGCAACTACTAATCCTGAAGATATTAGATCTAAACGTGCTGAATTGGTTGGAGAGCAACAAACAATTCATGATAAAATTAAACAGCTAGATGAAGCTTTAGCGCAATACGATACGGTTAAAAAGGTTCCTTTAATTACCACAATCACTGCTAAAAACGAAGTATTTAATCACTATTTAGAACTACAAGGAAACGTAACTACTAAAGACCTTTTGGTAATTACTCCTGAATACAATGGTATTCTAACAAACATTTACGTTAAGGAAGGCCAAAATGTTCGTAAGGGTCAAATCTTAGGAAAGATTGATGATGGCGGTTTAAGTCAGCAAGTTGCTCAATTAGAAATTCAAACAGAATTGGCTAAAACTACATTTGAGCGTCAAAAACGTTTATGGGATCAGCAAATAGGTAGTGAAATTCAATTTCTACAAGCAAAATCTACCTACGAAGCACAATCTAGAGCAGTAGCACAATTACAACAACAGATAGCTAAAACAGTTATTAGAGCACCTTTCTCCGGTACTATTGATGATGTTATTACAGAACAAGGTAGTGTTGTAGCTGCAGGGCAATCTCAAATTATGCGTATTGTTAATTTAGACAATATGTATATTGAAACAGATGTTCCTGAAAATTACATCACCAATGTTTCAAAAGGTAAAAGCGTAGAAGTGGAGTTTCCTATTCTTGGAAAAACAATTAGCACTAAAATTCGCCAAGCAGGAGATTTCATCAATCCATCAAATAGAACGTTTAAAGTAGAGGTTGGCATTCCATCAAAAGAATCTGGCGTAAAACCAAATTTAACAGCTCGTTTAAAGATCAATGATTATACGAATGAAAATGCTGTTCTAATCCCGCAGAGTATTATTTCTGAAAATGCAGATGGGGAACAATACGTTTATTTGGTTAGTGATAAAAATACGAACGAGGAAGGTGTTGCCAAGAAAGTAATTATAAAAACCGGTAAGACCCAAGATGATGTTATTGAGGTCTTAGAAGGTTTAGAAAATGGTGCGGAAATAATTAGTGAAGGTGCACGTACCGTAGAAGATGGACAAACAGTTAAAGTAATCAATCTTTAA